From the genome of Vitis riparia cultivar Riparia Gloire de Montpellier isolate 1030 chromosome 11, EGFV_Vit.rip_1.0, whole genome shotgun sequence:
tttaaaagattttaagttgaaaaagttggttatTGAGCAAAAAACGACTCAACCTGTTGAACCggatgaggaaccggtcgaccgccaGCTTAACTGGTCGAGGTCCAGGTCAAtccccagctcaaccggtcgaggtccgagtCGATCCTCAACTCAATCGATCGAGGTCcgggtcgacccccagctcaaccagtcgagggtgcaaaaaaatttctctttcttccagaacggttgttcaaccggtcaaggttgaacctcaaccagttgaggtccggtcgaggttcAACGGTCACttgccaaacattaaatgctaatggctagtcaaccggtcgacccccaacttgaccgatcgaacccccaacggttagtttgactttttttcttctataaaaaggctaaaatcttcattgtttcataagcttaaccttcccaaacctttcttgaatagaTTTGAgtcttggaagagtgttttttagtataccattattctaaaacttgcatattcttagtacACCTtttaatcctagttttcttatatcatttgagcttaaagtttttataCTAGGATTTtatgagatcatttatttgtaaatctttgagaggaagtttctcaagtgtggggtatcatttgaggggttgttcaagagtgggatatctcttgagaagtgtaaagggtgcttggagccaaaagtctaagagggtgaattgaaaccataatgcaattgtattgcttgaaggcttggtttagaagccttgaattagtggaacctcaagcttgggattaaagctagaggagagtggaagtaggccgggttgcgccgaaccactataaaatcttgtgtttgcattctctcttccatactcttttaatttatatgcaattgtctttatattgtttattatatacttgaatataattgtctcttacattcacatagtttaaatttgcaaaaagagaccatcaccctattcaccccctctctatggtgattaccataggttggattaacctaatttttctaataccTAACATATTGTTTCTTGGTTGGGTGAAGGTGGTTTTTCACCCTATTGTCCATGTATTTGTCTCCTTGGTTCTATTCCTTGTATCCTTGGCTTGATGAGGATTTAGTAAACTCATTAGTTGTTCCATTAGGTGTGCCAAAACTTGGGAGTTATGGCAAAATCTTTCACCTTTCAATAAAGAGTTGTGTGATGTCGAAGGGAAACTATTGGTATGATATGTGAACATGCCAAACAATATCTAGTAATGTTGGTCTAGTTCTATAAGAGGTACTAATCGTTGTCCttgaatatttcaatttttttattgagagGGTGGTGCACCTAGGATAATGCTCGTGTAACTTTCTTTTCCTAGATGACTACTATACATTCGTGTTGGAACTTTTTGCacataataagtttttttttttatacatgaaATCAGGACTTTTATTCGACTAAGCTTGTATCAACACCAATAATATAAGACAATCATGAAGAAGTATAATTGGTTAGGAGAATAAGCTAGTTCCTTGAGGATTTCCCCTAAATCTAACAcaaattagttgaaaattttcaatcgAATTAATTGAGAGAAATTACATCAAACACATTATATAACATTGATTAGACTACCCTGTTTTGGCTAGACATCCCTTCAAAAAGGAAAGTCTCCGAAAGGCAATGTattatacaatattttataaattgcgGCCTCTCAATTATGTAGCTTCACAATAGCCCCTAGAATAAACCTTTATAATAATGATCAATTTTGCATTTGATAACTAGAGATTTTTTGACATTAAGGTTAGCTTATTGCTCACTTTCTATTAATGTATGTCTTGGATATATCACAAAAGTGTTTTACTGAATTGATGCAATATGACCCATGTTAGAGGAGGTCTCCTATGTAATTCATTGAGTaatgatgttaaaataaatagttGAATAATGATCACACACTTTTACAACTCGAAAATGACACTAATTTTAGCAAGTTCAAATTAAGTATAATCGTACTCATAATTGTGTCAAACAATAAACCTATTTAATAAAtgtttcatatttagttttaattgctTAATTCATCTAATTCGTTTAACTCATTTACTTAATcgtgttaaaataaattatttaactcatgaatttattaattttatatatttaaaattataaaaatttaaaaactttttaattataaaaatcacatggtttaaaaaaattaaataactaactaaatttttatatatttcattataaatataaaaatattttataaaaaataaaaacaaacaagtgtaaaattaaaaatttaatttattttctccattataaatatattataattaaaattaaataagttaattaattaagattttaaaaattaaattttgaaaattaaagcaactaaaaaagattcaaaaaaatatttataaatttaaaattttaaatagattaaactTGCTGCAATTGAATTAACATGTTTAATGGGTTATAATTATATTCATAAGGCTCAAGGGGTTAGAATCATGTTAACAGATCTAATGTTAGAATTGTGTTAAAGGACTCTATCACAATTCAATTTaactcatttattaaataagttatatcATATTATTTGTATAATATATATGTAATGTTTGCGTCAATTTATTTTGACATGATTATTTAATGCATTTATATTCTGagtaaattttcattatttcttaaCTTGATACAATCCAAATTGAACATGACACTACCCATTGCCATCCATCCATACCaccattaaatttatttaaaacaaattttgctagataatatatatatttttcttataaccaactttatatattatttattaacattaataaCGACCTCCATTTAAtcatccttattttttttatacctttcATGGAATGACTTGAGTTGCCCATGAGTGTGTTAAGTGTTATCATGGCTATGATACTGTACACTCTACATCTATATGCttatcatttatgattatttcaTCAATGAAATAATCTCAAATTTGTAAAAGTaattcttttcatatttgaatttgaaaaataactcacttttttattttattttatttaaatgtctttcaatatttgtattatttttatgtaagttttgaaagaaaatattatttttacaaaaaaagatgGAGAGAATTTTTTGCCAAAAGTGGATAATTTTTTAGACTAAAATATATGGAAtgataggtttataaatttatgattatttcatcattttaataaaatagtcCCACCATTTAGCCCTCTCTGAAGGGTCTCTCACCTCCCAAAATTTCTCACACTTAAAAGTCTAGCAAGCCATTTTTAGCccataatgattttttttaaggttatttaattaaaaggataTTGAAAACTCAGTTTTAAAAATCTAACcctctataatttttttaaaatattttgactaaaatgcccttatttttttcttatgacaatagtatttttttttaaaacttatatgtaaatatttgaaataatcaaagacgtttatataaaaaatttggttatttttttttttaatgaatatgtaaataacaattCCATTTAGCAGCCCACCATCAATGGGCTACACTAGGCCCATGAGTTACGTTTGTACGGCCCTGTACCATAGCAAATGACGAAACAATCCACTAGTGATCCCCGTGTACACCATAGACCAAAGCCCCCCCTACCTCTGTTGACGTTGATTGTCTGTAGATATAGCGAAATTAGGGTTTTTAAATCTTGATTTGTTGTACTCTTTTGCATATTGTGCAAACGTTTTCTGTTATTTGGTTTTGGGAATTCTAGAATTTTCTAGAATCATGGAGAAGAAAAGGGTGGCTGTTCCTCTCGTGTGCCACGGCCATTCCCGACCGGTTGTGGATTTGTTTTACAGTCCCATCACCCCAGATGGGTTCTTTCTTATCAGCGCCAGCAAGGGTATGTGTGCATTTCTTATCAATGTCAATTTTCTATGTGAAGGGAAAAATTGTGAAATTTGATGTGTATTTGcctcattattttttgtttacgAATTGATGGCTTTGGTtgattgttttgttgatattggAGTAAAATTATTGCTGGATTATATTGCATTGCTCTTTATTGGGTATGCGATGTTCATTTATGATGTGCAGATTCTAGCCCCATGCTTAGAAATGGAGAGACTGGAGATTGGATTGGAACATTTGAAGGACATAAGGGTGCAGTATGGAGTTGCTGCTTGGATACGAATGCTTTACGTGCTGCATCTGGCTCAGCGGACTTCACTGCGTATGCATCTAAAACccattttagtaatttatttaatgcaTTTGCATACTTTATATTATCCTGGGATGACTTGCTGGAAGATCTTCTCATAGGGgttaagagaaaaaaacagGTGTGGTATCAGGAAAGAAATCTGCATTTTGCCTTTTTTGAGAGGCATCAGGAATGGAATCTGTATGGAATGTGAATGTATTGGGAGCTGTTGAGAATTGTGTGGAGAACTTTATAATATGCTTATTTCTTATGGAGATTGTTTTCAAACTGTTTGTCTCATTGTTTatgaaaataccaaatttttcCATGTTTATGTATTCTTTTTCTTAGTTTGTTCATTTTAGGTCTCTCCTTAGAAATCTCATGTCTCTCTCAGCCTTTCTGATCCTTTTCCAATTAGCAGGATGTTTGATAATGAATCTGTGGTATTTTTACAGATTGGAATCTGCTAGAGCTTGGACAGAACAGATATTGTGTCATGCAAGATTAAAATTATAAGGACTGCACTAATATTTTATAGTGGCTCAAAGCAGCAACGTAGCTCAAATCTCTGTTTATTTCAATTAAGTTGAGGGGCTAAATGGGTGTATGCAATTTTCCTGCTTCATTtcagatttctttttcttttatgcgGTTTTGATTGTGGTCATATCATGTATGCTTCCCATATATTTGGATTGAACCCTCTTTAGAATCTTGTTGCACAGCTGGTTTATCTGGAAAAGAAATTCAGACATGTTTAAGAAAGAGATGTTACTTAAGCAGTCTTGTGCTTGTGCTCTGGCTCCTGTTTTGTCTGTTTTCTACTTCATATGAAAACTTTGATTATCTCATTTCTCATAGGTTTATGGCTGTGTTTCTTTATTAATTTCTCACATGTTGTGTTTCCTTGTCCCAAGTTAGCAATTTATGAGATTGGCTCCTTGTAGATAAGCCTAAATGCTACTTTTCTGGTTTTAATCCTGTAGGAAGGTGATGTAGAGGATTGTAAggactttagacccattagtctGGTTGGAGATGTGTATAAGCTGCTGGAACTGGAAGTTTTTCCAATACACTTAGGAAAGTGGTCTCTAATACCCAATTTGCCTCTGTGGAGGGCGGGCAAATGAAGCCACTGAGATGTGTTGTTGTGCAAGTTGTACAATAAGAAAGTCTATGCCACATGAGCTGGAACTTCCTTCTATAAGTGATGGCAAGGATGGAATTTGGCTTGAGTAGGATTGATTGAATAAGTTTTGCATTTCGTCCATGAGGCTTTCAGTACTTGTACATGAGACTTcaataggattttttttgaaTGTGAGGGGATTGAGGTAGGGTGACCCTTTGTTGGCACCTCAATATGCCTTTTTTGCACTCCTCTTATCTGTGGAGCTAATCAGGAGGTAGTTTTGTATTTGAGGCGAATTCTTCTTTGGTTTGAGGTCATTTCAGGCTAGAATATTAGCTTGGGGAAAAGTAGTAGGGAAGGTTCCCAAGAGGCAGCCTTTGGCACCAATCTTGGGTTGTGGTGTGGGAGAATTACCATCCACTTACTTAGGCCTGCTTCTTGGTGCTTTGTATAAATCTACAGCAGTTTAGGATGCAGTGGAAGAGAGGTTCAGAAAAAGACTTGCCTTGTGGAAGGGTCCGCCTTTGTCTAAGGGTGGGGGCTAATCCTTGTTAATCGCACACTTTCTAGCTTAcctatttatcatatttatactATTTCAAGAGTGGTGAGTTTGAGATTAGAAAagggtttttttgtttgtttgtaggCTGGTGACTTGGATAAAATGCCTCATCTAGTGAATTTATCTATTGTCTCTATGGAGAAATTTGAATTATGAGCTATTGTCTCTACGGAGAAATTTGAATTATGAGATTACAATATGGACACAACTCTGTGAAGTTACAGATAAGATACGGGGATTGGGCATTAGAAAGCTTTTGCTCATCAAGAAGGCTCTTCTTTGGAAGTGGTATTGGAGGTTTGTGAAAGTGCAGAACAACTTGTAGAGGAAAGTCATCTCAGGAACATTTGGTGAGGAGGTGGGGGGATGGTATTCTAGAGTTGGTAGAGATAGGTTTGGGTGGAAATCATGAGTAGTTGGTAGTTCTTCCAAGCTAGGATTTTCTTAGCAATGGAAGGTGGGTGGAAGTTAGGTTCTAGTATGATGTATGTTGGAGGGATTTTCAATTGAACACCTACTTTCCTGAGTTGTTTACCTTAGTAATCTCTAAGGAGGCTTGGGGTGCAGATGTTTGGGTAGAGTTGGAGGGATCTAGGCATTGGAATCCTTGTTTTGTGAGGCATTTGCAGGAATAGGATGGGGAGAGTATGGTCTGGTTCCTTGATCAGATATAGAAGGTAGCTGTGACGAAGAATACAGAGGATGGGTGATCTCGGAGTACCAAGGATGGGGTGTTTTTTGTTAACACTGTTTATTAGCCTGTGGTCTCAACTGGAGGACAGGATCCCCCTAGGTAATTTGGGGAAATGCAACTTCCTTACAAGtaggtttctttgcttgggaagtagATTGGGGGACCAATAGATGAGAAGAGGATGACCATTAGTGAATTGTTGTTGCTTGTGTAAGAGTGAGGAAGAGTCAGACCATCACATCCAGCTCCATTGTAGTCTTGCTTGTGCTCTTTGGTATTTCTTGCTTTCTTTGTGGGCTTTCTTAAGTTCTTCCTTGGTCAGTCAAAAGAGGTTTTTATTAGGATGGTAGGACAAATTTGCTGGAAAGAATCAGAAAAAAGTTCAGAGAACAACtccctttttcttgttttggacTATTTGGAGGGAGCAACATGGGAGATCATTGGAAGACTTGGAACAGCTGGTTAAAGCTTTAAAAGAGTCATTACTTTATCCTCTTTTCTCGTGGTCGAAGAGGTCTTTGGATGCAGATCGTATGTTTTTGGCCAGGTTTCATTGATCATTTTTGTCCTTACTAAGACTTCCATCATTGCTTTGTTGGTCTCCTATGAGTGCTCTTTATATGATTTTGATGTATGTGTGCTGTGCGCTCATTTGATTGGAGCTtcttttaataaactttttctTGCCTACCAAAAAATTCTGGCTATGGAACTTACATCAGAATTTCCGTACTCTGGGTGATAAACTCATTAGAAGTGTGGGTAATGATAGTGGTATTCTTTTCCCAGCTTATAAAGGTCTGCTTCATCTATGTTAGAGTCATTTTTTGGTGAATGCTAAAAACATGTAATCAGTACTCGCTTTCTCTCCCTGTTCCCTTTTTTCTGCTGAGGTGAATAAACTGCTGTTTTCAACCAGACTTTTCAAAACTGAGCTTCTTTGAGTAATTCATAATTTACTAggttcttttatatttataaaaagttttatCCTTACCATTCCCTCATCCCCACTACCAAAAACACCATTTTACAGTTAATATTGTATACAACTGAGCTGGTGGTCTTTGGAGTTGGTTTGTTTGCCTACTAGGTGAATCCCTCTTTCTGAAAAGATGGATTATGGGGGATTATTTAGTTGAAATGCATGTAGTATTGCATCATGTGTTCTATTTTCTAAATGTTTTTTCCTTACTGTTAAAACTTGGTGTATGTGTGTTCCtcattatgtatttttttccccatttttggTTGGGTATGAGGGTGAATTTTTTTGGgggtggtggtgatggtggttGGATTTGGTACTGGGTGGTGTTCATTAACATTTCAGAATGAACAAGTGGCATTTCATTGATTACCAATAGAGTTTGCTAACATTTCACATTTTTGTGCATGTAGGAAAATATGGGATGCTTTAACAGGGGATGAATTGCACTCATTTGAACACAAGCACATTGTTCGATCTTGTGCTTTTTCAGAGGTAGACCTTTGGTTTTTCTTAAATACATACATagatatatacatacatatatagatacatatatacatatacatatatacatacatacatacatacatacatacatatatatatgcatacatacatatatatatgcatatagatatatagatatacatatgtatgtatatatctatctatctatctatctatttatctatataatatatatgaaaatataaagagaaaGGAGGAGGAATTAAGAACTTTAATATTAATCTACAGCACGTCACTAATTGCATTTCAACTATCTGAAGCATTCACCAAGTCAAATTTCTTGGAGTCTATCTCTATTTAATGTCCCAAGCCCCATGCTACATGCAATTTATCAAGTGCATATTTAGTGTTCATGCTATGATCCCATAGTTCTGTCCATTGTTGCTGGTATCATTGTTTTTTAGGTGTAATGTTAATAACTTTTGCAGAAAAAGGTGGACACTTATTAATCATGCTGCATCTTCTTTCCTCATTACactttaaaaggaaaaaaaaaaaaaattccttttcctCATTATTGCTTATTTGTGCTAATGgaccaatttttattaatctgGATACAGGATACACACTTCCTGCTTACTGGAGGAGTTGAGAAAATTCTTCGTATATTTGACTTGAATCGCCCAGATGCACCTCCTAGAGAAGTGGATAATTCTCCTGGTTCAGTCAGAACTGTTGCATGGCTCCATAGTGATCAAACAATATTAAGTTCGTGTACAGATATTGGGGGTGTAAGGTAGCATTTCTTATGAAATCACATGCTTTTACAGCTACAGTGTCATgctttcttcattttattttttaatatgaactTTGTATGACTTGTTAGTGAACATTTAACATGGATTTTTGTCTGTGAGGCTTTCTAGTCATAAATTGAAACCATAATCAAACTGTCCCATATATCCTGAATTTAAATAGCTTTACAATGTTTCCCATTTAATGTCTTTTCTTTGGCAAGGGATAGAACTAttctttttatggatatttCTGTAGGCAAGTTTGTTTCTTCCTTTCTGGATTCAAATTCTGTTTGAACTCCTGCCCTCCAATATTGAGCTTTCTCTCCATAACTGCTTTCTTGGTTAGGTATCAATTACTGGAAATTGTATTTAAGAGGATTGTTGCTGTATATGTTGCATGTATATGTGTGGATCCTAGGATTACTGGAATATTTACAGCCTGTAAAATTTCACAGAAATATGTGACATTGTAATGGGATAATGAGTTGGAATAATTGATTAATCACAATTAGGAAGCAAAGTCAACTTAATCCCAACTTGGTGCTGGCTGTTATTGTGGAGTATCTTGGTTTAATTAGATAATGTAATATATTTCTGAGATCTTAAGATGTGAACTGCAAATGCAGTGCTATTGTCCAAAAGGCTTTATATTTCTGgagaaatgaaaacaatattaatgAGAAGTTATCTAGTGAAAATATGCATGTAGTAGAGATTAAAATGATATAGAAGAAGGTAACAAAAACTGGGGGTTGACTAGTGAGAGAGTTGTTGGCTGCAATTTGAACAATTAAGTGTGGGTTAAACTTCATGgctttttaatattcaaaagtAGTAAGATGTtgttgatagtttttttttggcctttggTGCCTTGTATATATCTAGTATGCTTCTGTGCACCTTACATTACGTGCTTTTAAAACAATTGCTTTTtcctatcaaagaaaaatgaaagtgtTGTTCCTTGTAAACATTGTGTATACCTTTGCATACTCTACGTTAGGCATTTTTAATACAACTgccttttacctatcaaaaaaaaaaagaaaaaagaaaaagagaaatactGTTGATAGTTGGTTCCTGCACTTCATGCTGAAAAGGTCAAGATGAtggagaaaagagagaagaagaagatgaggagAGTTTAGTGAACCCCCTTTCATGTGTATGTGGGGAAAAGGGAAACCTTTTTCTCTTGAGGATGAGAATTTTCATGGACAAGAACACATGCATGGGGTTGCCAGTAGGATGGAAACCATGCCCTATGGATAATTTTGGTTGTATTAATAATCTTTGCTGAAAATTCACATTTTTGTTCTACTGAAATTTTGAAACTGGTTCATGTGGACGGATCTTTTTTGCTTTCAGTTttgcaaaaaatgggttttgggggtAAATGGATTGGGTGGATATGGTGGTGTATTTCCACAGCCAGATTCTCTGTTTTCGTGAATAGTACTCCCTCTGGTTTTTTCCCAAGTTCTAGAGGGCTGCGTCAAGGGGATCCtcttttgtcttatttatttgtaattgcAATGGAGGCTTTGAGTTGTCTTTTGAAGTGCACGATTGGGGGTGGTTTTTTATCAGGTTGTTAGGTGAATGGTAGATTTGGAGCAGGAGTGCAAGTTTCTCGTTAGTCTTCATTGATGACATTTTGGTTTTTTGTAAGGCCTCGCAGGATCAAATAACTTATTTATGTTGGttacttatgtggtttgaggccattTCAAGGTTGAGGattaatttggagaaaagtgagttAATTTCGGTTGGATGGGTAGAGAATGTTGAGGATTAATTTAAAGAATGTTTAAACCAACGGGAGTTTGGGATGGAGTAGAAGAGCGGTTTCGTAAAAGGTTGTTTATGTGGAAGcgacaatatatttccaaagaaGGGAGGGTAACTTTGCCTCAGAGTATTTTATCTAGtttgtctatttattttatgtttttgttttgtatgcCTCGGGTTGTTTGATTGAGGTTAAAACGGATTAAGAGGAACTTTCTTTGGGGTGGTGGGGCTTTGGAGCGTAAACCTCATCTTGTTAAATGAGCGATTGTTTGTCATGCTAGGAGGAAAGGGGGCTTCGGGGTTAAAGTGGAGTTGGCATTTTGTGGTGGAGATAGGGGCCTTTGGAACTAGGTTATTCGTGGTAAGTATGGGGAAGTAAAAGGGGGGTGGGTAACTCAGAAGGTCAAAGAGGGGTATGGGgttgggttgtggaaagcaataAGGAAGGATTAGGATATTGTGAAATTTAGGTGTTCCTTTGTGGTGGGTAATGGGTGGAGGGTACTTTTTTGAAAGGATAGGTGGTGCGGGGATAACCTTCTGTGTGTGTTGTATCCTTCACTTTTTGCTTTGTCGATCTCTAAGGATGCATGGGTGGTGAATGTTTGGAATTCTTCCATTGAAAGAGGGGGCGAGGTTGGAATTCTTGTTTCTTTAGatcttttaatgattgggaggtggattgTGTGGCGAGATTTCTAACTTGTTTATAGGGGCAACGAGTTTGTCAAGATATGGATGTTCTTTGTTATGGACAGTGGCAAAAAGTGGCAAGTTTGTGGTTAAGTCTTTTTATCATGTTTTGGAACCAGATTTGATTGGATATTTTCCAATGAATGGAATTTGGATTTTGTGGGTCCGACcaaaagttagtttttttgcCTAGGAGACAGTGTGGGGTAAAATTCTAACTTTGGATTAATTGTAGAGATGAGGTTGGTCTTTGGCAAATCGATGTTTTTTGTGTCTTCGACATGTAGAATCTATTGATCACTTGCTGCTCCATTGTGAAAAGACAAGGGTTTTTTGGGAGCTGATATTTGTACTTTTTGGGGTGTTTTGGGTGCTTTCTTCGTTAGTTAAAGATACATTGCTgggttggcatggttcttttgtgggtacAAAGCGAAGGAAGGTTTGGCAAGCAATCCCTTTGGGTTTGTTTTGAATGGTGTGGAAGACCAGGAACAATATTGCTTTCTGTAATAAGGTTTTTTTGATTCAAAAGCTGAAAAGGGAGTCTGTTTGTTTTTTGTGGTCTGAAGCTAAGGTGTTTGTCGATGAATGCCCACTGACTTTAGTCAGATTTTTTGAATGGTTGGGTACAGGTTGAGTTTGTTCTAGTTCTTTCTGTAGTCTTGTGGTTGAGCCTTGGTGGCGAAGGGCAGTTTGTTCTCTTGTATACTTGGGGTCGTTTTCTGGCggttcttttctttaatttaatttaattatttatttatataaaaaaaaacgaaaatttGAAACTGGTTTGCTACTATTTTAATTCTTATGCTCTGTCTAAGCCATTTTCCTAAGGATGCTTGGATGCCTGTAATTATCAGATCTCATTCTTTTTCAAAACACATGCATTAAAAAAGTTGCATGTTGAATTTACTCAGGGTTTGCATTATGGGTCAATGATAGTTTGAAGCTTTATTAATATGTTACTGGTGATTTGTACAGATTATGGGACGTAAGAAGTGGTAAAATAGTCCAGACACTTGAGACTAACTCTTCTGTAACCAGTGCTGAAGTGAGTCAAGATGGCCGTTATATCATAACTGCTGATGGGTCCAGTGTTAAATTTTGGGATGCTAATCAGTAAGTTAAAAGCAATAGAGCAGTTTCTCTTTCCAGAATTAATGCATGTGTTTATAtattgctttttgttttttttccccttccagTTTTGGGTTGGTGAAAAGCTACAAGATGCCTTGTACTGTAGAATCAGCATCATTGGAACCAAAAAATGGGGATAAGTTCATTGCTGGGGGAGAAGATATGTGGATTCgcttatttgattttcatactGGGGAAGAGATCGGTAAGTGCAGCTTaataatgaaaggaaaaaaattagaaaaaatcttTGGGCAGGCATAAATGCTCAAATTCGTTTTATTGAGGCAACCTGCCACattcttgaatatatatatatgcttagGGTAGATCACATAATCTATCTGGTTCCAAGAACATGCTcgtttatttgattttcaagtgtatgtttcatattattttcaatatttgggTGCAGCATGCAACAAAGGTCACCATGGTCCTGTTCATTGTGTACGTTTCTCACCTGGAGGAGAATCATATGCCTCCGGATCTGAGGATGGAACCATTAGAATTTGGCAGACAGGCCCTCTGACACATGATAACAATGAGATGTTCAGGGCAAATGGATTGACTGGAAAAGTGAAGGTGGCTGCAGAAGAGGTTTCATGCAAGATCGAGGGTTTTCACATTGCAGATGAAGGGAAAGCTGGAGAGGAGGCAGGGACTGCATGAGGGCTGCTAATTATGTTTCCCCTTGCTTTGCCTATAGCATAATGCTGTCTTTTCTTGGACAATTACTCCATTACAGAGAAATAGACCATCAGATTTTGTATACAATTTCTAATGACCTAGAGCCTGGAGGGTGACATTCAGATCAACAGTGTTGGATGAGGACTCAGCTCAATTTGAATTCCCATCCTGGACGGTTTCTTAATTCTCCATTGAGCAACCTTGATAATCTAATTTTGTGAAATTTCGAATTACCGTTTGCATTGAGTGCACTACCCTGTCTGAAAGCAGCCCTCttccaaataatttatttgattatagACAATGTTATGTACTTAAagtctctttaattttttttggaacatGTCACATGTCTTCTGACTTAGCATTGTTTTATATGTATTCTACCCtgta
Proteins encoded in this window:
- the LOC117925256 gene encoding serine-threonine kinase receptor-associated protein-like, translated to MEKKRVAVPLVCHGHSRPVVDLFYSPITPDGFFLISASKDSSPMLRNGETGDWIGTFEGHKGAVWSCCLDTNALRAASGSADFTAKIWDALTGDELHSFEHKHIVRSCAFSEDTHFLLTGGVEKILRIFDLNRPDAPPREVDNSPGSVRTVAWLHSDQTILSSCTDIGGVRLWDVRSGKIVQTLETNSSVTSAEVSQDGRYIITADGSSVKFWDANHFGLVKSYKMPCTVESASLEPKNGDKFIAGGEDMWIRLFDFHTGEEIACNKGHHGPVHCVRFSPGGESYASGSEDGTIRIWQTGPLTHDNNEMFRANGLTGKVKVAAEEVSCKIEGFHIADEGKAGEEAGTA